The genome window tattttttaaaaagataatatttaactaagaaaaatatttattatcattttttatcgGTGGACTGGTATATGGAAGATGCCTGCCGCCCATATAACTCCATAAATTGTTGCATCCATCCTGGACTGCCACGAGAAATTATCGTACTAGTTGAGGAGAAGATGACGCCAGAAAACAACATTTCTTAACTAACCAaagtatttttctatttttttctgtaTAAAAGATAATTATTGTAAAAATAATCTCAAAATAAAAGACCGTACTATTAAAATAGTATACGGCATGCAGTGCACATAAGGGGAACATTTTATAAACAAATATGATCTCATCGATTAATAAAGTTTGGTGAACATGATCTCTCAATAATCTCATgtggtattttatttttaactatTTTAGATTAAATATCTAAGTGTAcgaattttttctaaaaatgtgCATATTACGAAAAGCAGAGGAAGCTCCGTAATGTCGACGGAGAGTGAAGACGTAAGGGTTGGGAAATATGCGTTGGACTGCGAGAAAGCGAAGGTTGGCCTCCAAGTGGCGACTCTACGCGGAACTCAAATACCGGGTACCGCAGCGCTCGTGATCTCTTCGTGGCATAGATGTCGAACGGAAAAATGCGTTCTGCTCGCGTCCTACTCCACTAAAGCCTTTTATTGACTCGGACGATACAGCCGTCCACGTGGAACAATAGCTATGCCTAAGGGAATGCTCTagctaaaaattaattttggatCTATCACAACAGTTATACCGAGccaccttttctttttattattttattagcaGCAATTTACAAAGTTTGTTGCATTTAGCGATTCAATTAATGCTTCCTATGTCATCATTTTTTCCCCAATAATTGAGCCCTTGATCACGATCAATTAGTTCTTAAGATTGCTTCGTAGGGTCTAAAATTCTTATAGATCAAAAACTCGACTACAAGGATGAAAGTCATATATTCAGATGAAAAACCTATTTCTCATTACAAAGTGCTTCCGGACCGGACCTTGACACCTAAAACCACCAAAGTATCGTAAGCGAATTGCGCTCATCCATCGAACCCGTGGCGTGCCTGCGGTTCAATGCTTTGATACCTAATTTTAGCCTCCCAACTTGAGAACGTGGAGGCATCGATGATAACCAAAATTTACTAAGTTTTCTTCCACATGCCTCCACGATCCAAGATCCTGCTTCCCGGCCAATTAGGATCTAAGTCAAGAAAGACGTTATCGGGATTAGTCTCCCGGAAGACTTCACGcactgttattattattttagaagGCGCCGTGTCAATTGGCTCAATTTGGTACCAGTAGCTAGCACGTCCAGCTGGCGCAGAGCTTTCTGTACTCTTTTCaagtcaatatttttttatactaaATAATTCTAACATAAATAGATCTAAAATAGTCTAACTCCCGGCAGCTTTCCCTCGCCGAACTACGAGAAATGATTAGCCACAGCTGGTCAAAGTCTTTCGCAGCGCTATATGTCACGAAGGCCGAGTGGTTCCCTCTTCCGTCCTTCCGCGATCGACCACTTCGGCCGGCTCGGATATGGGTATGGAGGAGGACTAGAGAGGCGATTCTGTGCACCGCACCGTAGGCGACGTAGACTGCCGATTTGCGGAGCTGGAGATTAGGTTTTACTCTCGCGTTCCGCTTTTACTTTTCTCTTCCAGTATGCTAGGGTTTGGATCCCGCATATTTAGGTATGACTCTCTCTGAAAATTGCTGGATTTCTGGATAAATGTATTAGGTTTTCAAGGGGAGACCGCTCGATTGCACTCGCAAAATCAGCAGAACTCAATTTGGGGTGCGTGAATCCGAGGTAATCGCTTTTGAATTCCGAATCTAATGGATCTAGAACGGGAATCAAAGCTACGGCTTCTTGATGTTGATCTGATTTTGGTCATTGACATTccgattgattttgatggctcTTAGTAGTTAAGATCGTTCATATCTTGCCGGCCAAACGTATTCTTGtaacttttttcttcttcttgttttttgttGCTGATTTAGTACACCGGCGTTTTGAGAAGTTCTCCCCTTTCAGCGTCAAATTAAGCCCGCTACATAAGTTGGTGGAGATACTTGGCGGTCATGGCTGTCATCAACTTTGATGCCTCGAAGCAGTACTACACCACTACGGGGCTTGTCGTAGGATATGCTCTCTGTTCGAGCTTGCTCGCCATTATAAACAAATATGCCATCACAAAGTTCAGTTACCCTGGCCTCTTAACTGCGCTGCAATACTTGACTTCTGCTCTCGGTGTCTGGGTTCTTGGAAAGTTCGGATTTTTACACCATGATCCTTTCACCCTCGAGAATGCCAAAAAATTCTTGCCTGCAGCCACTGTGTTTTATCTCGCCATCTTCACCAACACCAATCTCCTTCGCCATGCCAATGTCGATACGTTTATAGTTTTCCGATCCCTAACTCCACTGCTGGTTGCTGTTGCTGATACTGTCTTCAGAAAGCAGCCTTGTCCTTCGAAACTCACATTCTCTTCGCTTGTCATTATATTGAGCAGTGCGGTTGGGTATGTGATCACTGATTCGGCATTCACCCTCACTGCATACTCATGGGCGTTTGCTTATTTGGTTACCATCACAACAGAGATGGTTTACATAAAGCATATGGTGACCAACCTTGGACTCAATACATGGGGATTTGTTCTCTACAACAATTTCCTCTCCTTGTTGATGGCCCCATTGTTTTGGGTTGTGACCGGGGAGTATATTGATGTTTTCACCGCTGTTGGGTCGAGTTCTGGGGGGTGGTTGAGGTTGGATGCTTTTGTTGCGGTGGCTTTGTCATGTGTCTTTGGATTGCTCATCAGTTTCTTTGGGTTTGCGGCGAGGAAAGCAATCTCGGCCACGGCATTTACAGTGACCGGTGTTGTCAACAAGTTTCTTACTGTTGCTATCAATGTGATGATCTGGGATAAGCATGCAAGCTCATTTGGTCTGGCTTGCTTGCTTTTAACTCTCGTTGGGGGAGTTCTTTATCAACAATCAGTTACTCCTAAGCCAGGGCCTTCATCTGAGCGTGAAACTGCAGCATCAAAACAGGCAGATTGTGGGGTCGAAGATGGTGATTCTGAACTTCTCATAAAAGGTGGTGATTCGGAAGACGCGAACCAAGATATTGAACTGTCTGCTAAGGGTTCCAAAGTGTGAACCTTATGTTGAAGCTGTGTCTCAAAGGTTTACTCATTCTATTATTAGGATAAGAACTATGTTACTGGGTTAATCTTTTTGCTCATTTATACTTCTTTCTTGCATGGAAACCACGTTAACGGTTTTCTATCATGGGAGGAGAAATACCTAGCTATACTATCCTTGCTATTCTTGTTGCTTTACAAACATTTGTCACCTTTTGAGGAtttttaataattcaaatatcTGGGTTTGTGGCATTGTAGTTTCTTTTGTAAAGGCACTTTCTATTGGTAACAGGTGATAGATGTTAGTAAGTGTATATGCAATTGCACAAGTCAAACTATCTCATTTAGGATTTTCTGCTAATAAATCAAATCATGGATCAGATTTTACCTCAACCAATCCAAACTTTTCAGCAAATCCAAAGCTATTTGCAGACGTGCTTAATTTATAATGAGGGTGTACCCACTATTCTTGATTGATTAGGGTTTTCAGGCATCAATTGCTTCATAAAGTCACAATTTAATTTCGATCGTGGCTTGATCTCCAAAACGAGTTCAGAATGTCAAACTGAAATCATGGTATATTATGCTCAATTTTGTGGGTGCCAGGGCATATAAAATATTTGTCACCTTGCTCTGAAAATATTGTGGTTTGAACTACTCTTGACTAATTGCACAGACTCCAACATCTTTGCAAAGTCATTCAGCAAAGGATTGTGGTTCTCTGCGGTTACATATTTTAGACAGTTGAAACTAAAATATGTCACTTTGCACCGAAAATATCATGGTCTGGAGTATGCTTGGCTAAGTTGTGCATACTAAAATTACCTTTGCGAAGTCATTCAGCACAGCATGGCGATCTCATGGTGACAGACATATGCTCAAGGATTTTTTGTTTTATGTGGTTATGTTACATATTTCGGAGAATTGAAACTTCGAGGATATCAGTTAAAGACCCAGCAAATGATAATAGTGTTGGTGTATCATAGGATTAAGGCAGTCATAGAGGTGAACAAATGACGTTCTATATTAAAATCACCTTTCTACCAAAAGTCGCTGTACCTCAAGTTATTGAATGCTAATTTTCGGTAACCACTGTGTGGATATGAGGTACAAGTGAGTTTCTGATTTTTGGTATCCACTGTTTGGAATGCAAGCGAGTTTCTTCATGTCCAATAATTTTGATTATTTGTTTATGTTGATCAAATTACTAGCATCGGTCAAATGGAAAATCAtgattctgtttttttttcttctttttttttcaatgggtGTATCCTTAGTTTGTGAATAAAGAAATTGATAATCACTTATCCTATTTACATCTAGCATTGGGAAAACCGAAGGGCTTGCATAGTAGCATTTCTAGAATACTCTAGTACATGAGTCAAGAGGCTTCATTTTGTATAGTTGGATACACCAAATACATATCATGGATGAAATTCATGGAAAACATATAAAAATACAAAAGGCAAAATGTTGACTGTAACCCATGTATCTTCGAGACTGTACCTTATTCTCATTATGGATCCTAGACCTAAAACTCCAAAAGAAGTCAAAAGGTTTGGCCAAGATTGGTTTTAAGACTTTCTTACCTAAATAACATGAATTCGTAGATACGGGGAGGTAGAGAAAATGCAGACTGATATTGCGTCAACCTAGTGAAAGAATACTTACAGCACTTGTTGGAGTATTTTGTTGCTCGACAGCCTGTCACACTAGTTGCAGTTTTATTCTGCTTCAACAAACGATCAAACATAGGATATAGTTTCCATTCGAGTTACTTCTTTTTTCCTTAATACTTGGAGTTTTTTAGTGGCTTACTTTGTCACTTGACTAACTGATACTGATGTCATATATTGATCACAGAtgttttttcctctcctttGTTCCTTGAACTGCTTTCACTTCATGTGTCAACCTTTTAAGTAGCTAGTATATCTGCCTTGTTTTTTCCCCCAAAAAAGTTTGTTATAAATAAGTTTAGatgattttctctttttcctcaaTATGATAAGTTGGCTATAATTTCCCACCTTCTTGTCATTTATATATTAGGTGGTCCATTGACAAATCTGACCTGGATGTCATTGGTAGAAAATTTTGGTAAACCTAATGAAGTGAGTAGAGAGGTTGCTTTGGAGATCAAGTCAGAACTGATGTTTGTTGCCTTCGGACTGATGCCATGTTTTGCTAACTGCTACTGATCATCTGGAATTGTTGTGCTCCACTATTTGAAAACTAGAGTATATCTGACCATTGTGGATTATTAGGATCCATTATTTGCTGCCGAGATTAATTTTCTTCTGATCACTCGGGATTGCTATGCTCTACTATATGCAGCCTAGACTCCCAGTGTGATTTATTGCATAAACGGGAAACTAGGCGGGGCTCCAACAAGGTTAGAAACAATTCAACA of Phoenix dactylifera cultivar Barhee BC4 unplaced genomic scaffold, palm_55x_up_171113_PBpolish2nd_filt_p 000454F, whole genome shotgun sequence contains these proteins:
- the LOC103697295 gene encoding GDP-fucose transporter 1-like; the encoded protein is MAVINFDASKQYYTTTGLVVGYALCSSLLAIINKYAITKFSYPGLLTALQYLTSALGVWVLGKFGFLHHDPFTLENAKKFLPAATVFYLAIFTNTNLLRHANVDTFIVFRSLTPLLVAVADTVFRKQPCPSKLTFSSLVIILSSAVGYVITDSAFTLTAYSWAFAYLVTITTEMVYIKHMVTNLGLNTWGFVLYNNFLSLLMAPLFWVVTGEYIDVFTAVGSSSGGWLRLDAFVAVALSCVFGLLISFFGFAARKAISATAFTVTGVVNKFLTVAINVMIWDKHASSFGLACLLLTLVGGVLYQQSVTPKPGPSSERETAASKQADCGVEDGDSELLIKGGDSEDANQDIELSAKGSKV